The Bradyrhizobium barranii subsp. barranii genome segment GGGCTATGACGTCGTCGGCATCACGCTGCAGCTCTACGACCATGGCGCGGCGACCCATCGCAAGGGCGCCTGCTGCGCCGGCCAGGACATCCACGACGCCCGCGACGTCGCCGCCAAGCTCGGCATCCCCCATTACGTGCTCGACTACGAGGATCGCTTTCGCGAGTCCGTCATCGACAATTTCGCCGACTCTTACGCGCTCGGCGAGACGCCGGTGCCGTGCATCGAGTGCAATCGCTCGGTCAAGTTCCGCGACCTCCTGAAGACCGCGCGCGAGCTCGGCGCGCAGGCGCTCGCCACCGGCCATTACGTCGCCTCGCGCCGCCGCGACGACGGCTCGCGCGCGCTGGTCTGCGCCGCCGACAGCGATCGCGACCAGAGCTACTTCCTGTTCGCGACCACGCAGGAGCAGCTCGACTTCCTGCGCTTCCCGCTCGGCGACATGACCAAGCCCGAGACGCGCGAGCTCGCGCGCCGCTTCGGTCTTGCCGTCGCCGACAAGCACGACAGCCAGGACATCTGCTTCGTGCCGACCGGCCGCTACACCGACATCATCACCCGCCTGCGTCCGAACGCGATGGACCCCGGCGACATCGTCGATCTCGACGGCCGCGTGCTCGGCCGGCACAACGGCATCGCCAATTTCACCGTCGGCCAGCGCCGCGGCCTCGGCATCGCCGCTCACGCGCCGCTGTTCGTGGTGCGGCTGGATGCTCCGGGCCGCCGCGTCGTCGTCGGCCCGCGCGATGCGCTGAAGATGCACCGCATCGTGCTGCGCGACGTCAACTGGATCGGCGACGGCGACATCGACCGCGCCATCGGCGCCGGCCTCGAGATGTTCGTGCGCGTCCGCTCGACCCGCAGCCCGCAGCCGGCCTGGCTGCGCGGCGGCAACGGCCATTACGAAGTCGAGCTCGTCGCCGGCGAGGAGGGCGTTTCGCCCGGCCAGGCCTGCGTGTTCTACGACGCGCCTTCGGGCCAGGCGCGCGTGCTCGGCGGCGGCTTTATCCAGAGCGCCGCCGCGAAAGTCGCAACGAGCACTGCGAGGCCGCTGGTGGAAGCGGTACGCGGCTAGAAAATTTCCGGGGCAGGGGGCATGGCAGCAGACATCTCGCGGGCCGGGGTCGAGAAGGCCTATGGCCGCTGGGCGCCGGTCTACGATCTCGTGTTCGGCAAGGTTTTTGACGCCGGACGGCAGTCGACCATCGCCGAGGCTGACCGGATCGGCGGCCGCATCCTCGACGTCGGCGTCGGCACCGGGCTTTCACTCTCCGATTATTCGCGCACCACGAAGATTTGCGGCGTCGACATCTCCGAGCCGATGCTGCGCAAGGCGCAGGCGCGCGTGCGCGCGCTGCGGCTTAGCAATGTCGAAGTGCTCTCGGTGATGGACGCGAAGAATCTCGCTTTCCCCGAAAACTTTTTCGATGCGGTGGTCGCGCAATATGTCATCACCGCCGTGCCCGATCCCGAAGGTACGCTCGACGAGTTCGTGCGCGTGCTCAAGCCCGGCGGCGAGCTGATCCTTGTCAACCACATCGGCGCCGAGAGTGGCCCGCGAAAGCTGTTCGAGCTCGCCTTCGCCCCCATCGCCCGCCGCCTCGGCTGGCGCCCGGAATTCCCGTGGGACCGCCTCGTCAACTGGGCCGCCAAGCACGGCGATGTCACGCTCGCCGAGCGCCGCCCGATGCCGCCGATGGGGCACTTTTCGCTGATCCGCTACGTCAAATCGTGAGAGCGATTTGCCGCGATCGCGCCATCGGCCGGCACTGTCGCCGCAAAACGCGACCTCATCCTGAGGAGCCCGCCAGCGGCGGGCGTCTCGAAGGATCGGCCGCGAGGAAACCGCCAGCCAATTTCCCGCGCTTCAATTCGCCGTGCATCGGCCGGAACCTCCGCATGGCCGGAGACGTTTCCCTCCCATGCGCACCACATCAAACATCATTCTGGCCAGCCTCCTGATCGCAGCCTCAGGCAGCGCGATCGCGCAGGCCCCGCCGCGACCTGCAACGCCGCCGCAAGCGACCGCGCCGCCATCGGCCCAGCACGCCGCCAATTGCATGCCGCAGGACCGCCCGAACCGCGCCACCGCGCCCGACGGCACCACCACCGGCCAGTCCCGGGAACCGCTCGGCGACAAACTGGCCAAGTCCGACGGCGTGCTCTGCCCGCCCTCCGGCGTCGACCCCGACATGCACGCCCCGGCCCCCTCTACGGACGGTGCCATGCCGGTCCTCCCACCCCCCGGCAGCCCCGGCGGCGACCCGACGGTCAGGCCGAAATAGGCTGATTCTTCCTTCGCCTCTCCCCGCTTGCGGGGAGGGCCGGAGCGCATCGAAGATGCGATCCGGGTGAGGGGGACTCCCCACGAGTCTGGTGCCGAAAGATGCAGATTCTGGTGCCAAATTCGGCACAAACGGCCTTGTCTCGCCAAAGCTTTAGCGAAGGCGGATTGACAGCCCGCCGCCCCCTTCCTTATATGCCGC includes the following:
- the mnmA gene encoding tRNA 2-thiouridine(34) synthase MnmA codes for the protein MLNSLDLEGRPEDTRVVVAMSGGVDSSTTAALLKAEGYDVVGITLQLYDHGAATHRKGACCAGQDIHDARDVAAKLGIPHYVLDYEDRFRESVIDNFADSYALGETPVPCIECNRSVKFRDLLKTARELGAQALATGHYVASRRRDDGSRALVCAADSDRDQSYFLFATTQEQLDFLRFPLGDMTKPETRELARRFGLAVADKHDSQDICFVPTGRYTDIITRLRPNAMDPGDIVDLDGRVLGRHNGIANFTVGQRRGLGIAAHAPLFVVRLDAPGRRVVVGPRDALKMHRIVLRDVNWIGDGDIDRAIGAGLEMFVRVRSTRSPQPAWLRGGNGHYEVELVAGEEGVSPGQACVFYDAPSGQARVLGGGFIQSAAAKVATSTARPLVEAVRG
- a CDS encoding class I SAM-dependent methyltransferase codes for the protein MAADISRAGVEKAYGRWAPVYDLVFGKVFDAGRQSTIAEADRIGGRILDVGVGTGLSLSDYSRTTKICGVDISEPMLRKAQARVRALRLSNVEVLSVMDAKNLAFPENFFDAVVAQYVITAVPDPEGTLDEFVRVLKPGGELILVNHIGAESGPRKLFELAFAPIARRLGWRPEFPWDRLVNWAAKHGDVTLAERRPMPPMGHFSLIRYVKS